The sequence below is a genomic window from Leisingera sp. M658.
CCAGCTGTCGGGTTTGGGCTCGGCGATCTGGCCCCAGCGGCGCATCTGGGTCAGGTACCAGACCGCGTCCGAATAGAACGGATAGGTGGCGTTGTAGCGGAAAAACACGTTGAAATCCGGCACCGCGCGCGTGTCACCCGGTTCGTATTCAAACGTGCCGGTCATCGAATTGGCGATCACCTCCGGGTCGGCACCGACGTAATCCGGGCGCGACAGGATCTCGACCGCTTCCGCACGGTTGGCGTTATCGTTTTCATCCAGCCACTGGGCCGCGCGGATCAGCGCCTTGACTACGGCGCGGGTGGTGTTGGGGTTTTCCTCGGCAAACTCTGCAGTGATCCCGAACACCTTTTCCGGGTTGTTTTTCCAGATCTCGTAATCGGTGATGACCGGTACGCCGATGCCCTTGAACACAGCCTGCTGGTTCCACGGCTCCCCCACGCAGTAGCCGGAGATGGTGCCCGCCTCCAATGTCGCAGGCATCTGCGGCGGCGGTGTCACCGACAGGAACGCCTCGGCGCCGATCTGGCCGGTCACGTTGTCGGGCGAGTAGTAGCCGGGGTTTATACCGCCAGCCGCCAGCCAGTAGCGCAGTTCATAGTTATGGGTGGAGACCGGGAACACCATGCCCATGTTGAACGGCTTGCCCTTGGCGTTGAAATCCTCGATCACCGGCTTCAGATAGGCGGCGGAAATCGGATGCGCGATCCGGCCGCCGGCGTCTGCCGGGAGGTTCGGCTTCATCATCTCCCAGACCTCGTTGGACAGGGTGATGCCGTTGCCGTTCAGATCCATCGAGAACGGGGCCACGATGCGGGCTTTGGTGCCATAACCGATGGTCGCGGCCAGCGGCTGGCCTGCCAGCATATGGGCGCCGTCCAGGGTGCCATCTATCACCCCGTCCAGCAGCACCTTCCAGTTCGCCTGCGCTTCGAGGGTCACAAACAGCCCCTCATCATCGAAGAACCCCTGCTCATAGGCTACCGCCAGCGGCGCCATGTCGGTGAGCTTGATGAAACCGAAGGTCAGAACGTCTTTTTCCAGGTCGGGCATGTCAGCCAGAGCCGGCCCGGTCAGCGCGGTTGTGGCCGTCAAGGCGAGGATCAGTTTCTTCATCGGGTCGGTTTCCTTTGTTTGCTGTGTCCGGCCCGAAGGCCGAATAGAAAAAGCCGCTGACACGCACCGCCGGGAGGAGTGGCGGTGGGTCGAGCGGCTTTGCTCAGTGAAACCCGGTCTTCGGGAAAATTCTCAGTCAGGCACCGTTGCCTGTCTGACCTCAGGCTGCCGGAGGAGGAGCAAGGCGGCAAAGACTTCTTTGCTCATGCAGCAAGAAATTCTGCGTTGCAGCATGATGATCCGGAAAGCTGCCTGCTTTTTCATCAGTCCGCGGCCTGGGGGTCAAAAACGCGGCCATCGAAGAACCGGTTCTGCAACAGGCTGACCGCTGCCGATTCTCCCGCTGCCAGCAGCAGGGCGCTGATTGCACCTTCCAGTGTCAAAGGGACGCCGGGCAAGCCGGCGCCGGTCCCGCGCAGGGCGTTGCAGTACAGATCGCTGCGAAGTACTTGCATGGCCTTTGCAAGTGCCGTCTCGCGGCCCAGGCCGTTCCGCTGTGCGGGCTGTAAGGCAATCCATTGCACCTGGCTCCGCCAGGGGAAGGCTGCTGCGTCGTCATGAAAGCCGATGAAACCGGGCGCTTCGCGCTGCGGGCCCTGAGGTGTGACCGTGAATTTTCCCGACAGCGCGCGATCGAAGATTTCGGCGGGCAGATCGAGATACCGCCGCGCGGCCAGGAAGGCGCGCGGTGCAGCTCCAGCGTCAGTTGTTGTTCGGCGGCAACGCCCAATTCCTGCGCGGCAATCAGCGGCGCCGCATCGGTCAGCGGGACATAGCCGGCAGGGATTCCCGTGTCGTGCTCATGCCAGCAGCCCTGCTGCGGTGACCAGCGCCTGCGCCACGTCTGCGACGCGCTTGTTCTGGTTCATCGCGGTCTTGCGCAGCAGCGCATAGGCTTCATCTTCGCTGATGCCGCGGGCCTTCATGACGATGCCTTTGGCGCGGTCGATGACCTTGCGCTCTTCCAGGGCGCGCTTGACTTCGGCAAGCTCGGTGCGCATCCGCTGAAACAGCCGGAACCGGGCGATCGCGGCGTCCAGAACCGGCTTCAGCCGGGCGGGCTGCAGCCCGTCGACTACATAAGCCGAAACACCGGCCTCCACCGCGGCAGCAGACAACCCGTCTTCGCTGCGATCGACAAACATGGCCACCGGACGTTCCTTGGGGCCGGATGCAAGCGTCAGTTCCTCCAGCACGCCGCGCGAGGGATTTGCAATATCGATGAGGACAACATCCGGGTCACGCACCTGTATCCGGCGCGCCAGGCCTGAAGGTTCCGATATGACCTGAATGTCGAAATCCCCGGCTTCCCGCAGCCCGCCCACAATCATGAAGGCGCGTTCGCGGTCTGTTTCTACAACAACAATGGACAGGGCGTCGGGCATGCGGCAGAGCATGAAAAGGGCGGAAGATGTCTGTAAAGGTCACAGATGCGGCGCGATTTTCAGATAACGTGCTTACGCCGAAATTTTAAGCGAACAGCCTGAACCTTTGGCTTGGTAGAAAGAAACTGGCGGCAGCCAAACGTCGGACTAGGGGAGGCTGCTTGAAGTTCGCAAAGGGTGATATGTGCAGGTTCCTCGGACGCTATGCCAGCACGGACCTGGGTCCGATGAAGGGGTCCTTGGCATACACGACCCAGTCGTTTCGGCGCAGCGGTTGCAGGAACGCGTCGAAGGCCGCGCGATCCGCAAGCCCGGCATGACCGCCGAAGACGTGCAGCTTCCCGGCGACGAGCGGCCGGGCCAGCCCGTCCAGTTGGGACAGTGCCTGTTCCGGCGAGAGTTGCAGGCAATGTATTCATCCCGCAGTCATCACATCGCGCGGCATGGCCGCCGAGCGCCGCCGTGCGGCAGCGCTCGATGGCGCTCATCACCTTCAATTGGCCGAGGCTGATGCGGCCCCTGTTTGCTGCCCGGTACGCAGCACCACTGGCGCGGAAGGTATCCGCGACCTCCAGCTTTGGCAGAGGCAACGCGGTCGATGATGCGCCTTTCTTACTCTTCTTCCGCTTGGCCTGTGCCGAATCATCGAGCGGGCTCTCAACCTCCGAGATCTGCGCCCTCTCATCGATTGCTGGGCAATCGTCTGCCGGGCAGTAGATGACCCGGATGTCCACGCCGCGCTCCAGCAGATGTGTTGCGAAAGAATGGCGCAGCGTGCCAGAGGCGCGTCTTTGACACGACGTGCGCAGCGTCACCGGCTTGGTAATCCCCGCGGCCCGCGCCGCCTGCTTGAACAAACGCGAGTTCTGACGGGCAGACAGGTGCTTGCCGCCATAGCCGGGGAAAATGACCTGATCAGGCCCGGGCACGCCAGTGTCCTGACCGGTGGGACGTTCTTTCCACCAGTCCCGCAATAATCCCAGAATGCCGGCGGGCAGCATCACGTTGCGATCCTTGCGGCCCTTAGATTGCACGATGCGGATGATGTTTTGGGCGCCGTCGTGTCGAAGACGCGCCTCCGGCACGATATCGCCAACCTTCAGCCGGACGACCTCGCCCGCGCGCATACCGCAGCCATAGGCCAGCGATAGCATCACACGCGCCTTAAAACAGGGGGCCATGGTGAGGATGCGACTGACCTCGTTGCGGCTCAGCACAACGGGAACCTTCACGGGCTTCTTGAGGTGGAACACTTCGGCCGCCAGGTCATGCCGCCGCAGCGTGACCCGGAACAAAAACTTCACCCCGGTCATGGTCTGGTTGCGGGTGCAGATGCTGGTGCCGCTTTCCATCAGATGCCGCTGGAAGTCCCGCAAGTGGCTGGTTTGAGACGCTGGTCCCAGATTGCGCGCCGGCATACCGGTAATCATCCGGACGCGAGGGGGTGCCCTCGGTGTGGACTGCTGAAGGGTCATGGGAAACCCTCTGTCAACCGAGGCAAAATCACCTCGGCCAACAGCACCCACCCGTCATCGAAATCCGCGAAGCAAATCCCGGTTTCCCGCAACGCCAGCCACAGGCGCCCATATCGCGGAGCGATTTAGTGCCCGGTGCCTAAAGCAGACTTGGGCGGGTTGCCTGTCTGCATGTACAGAGAACGTCAGGATTGTACCGGGTTGGGTAAATTCAGCGCTTCGGAATTGCTGCACCTTGCCTGAATGACTGCATTTCCTCTTGCTGTGCAGCGGGTGATTTTCGGCAGTGCGGCGGGTAGGCACGCTGCGAGCGCGCGCAGCGAGAACTCAGCACGTCCGCAATGGGCTCCCTGACCGAATTCGCCGCGTAAGCGACGGACGGCTGCTCTGTTGAAATCACATGGGCCAAGAGCGTGCAGACCTCAAATATCGGAACGCTCACTGCCCATGCTATCGTTGCGGCCAGATGGTGACCGAGGCAACACTGTAGATATTTTCAGCCAGATGAAGAGAGGATCCTTTATTCTTCTGGCCTCAAATATCCCGGAGCGCGAGGCAGAGCCTCGCTTCAGGCCTTCCAGTCAAAGAACCCCTTACCGGCTTTCTCCAGTAGCTTTGCCGCCATTTCCCGACCCAATTCCGCACCGTCTTCCACCGGGCAGGTCTGATCATCGTTGATCGCTTCGGAACCATCCGGGCGCAGCACTTCGCCGCGCAGGCGCAGGGTGGGGCCGTTGAGTTCGGCAAGGCCCGCAATCGGAGTCTCGCAGGAGCCGTCAAGCGCCGCCAGAAAGGCGCGTTCGGCTGCCAGGCGCTGGCCGGTTTCGCCGTCATGAATTGCTGAGAGCATCTCGGCGGCGCGGCTGTCATCCGCGCGCCGTTCAATGCCGATGGCGCCTTGCGCCACTGCGGGCAGCATGTCGTTTGTTTCGATCGCTGTGGCAGGCACATCCGCCATCGCCAGCCGGTTGAGGCCGGCCATCGCCAGGAAGGTGCATTCCGCGACACCCTCGGACAGTTTGCGCAGCCGGGTCTGCACGTTGCCGCGGAACTCTACCACGTTCAGATCGGGACGGCGGTTCAAGAGCTGCGCGCGGCGGCGCAAGGACGACGTGCCGACCACCGCGCCCTCGGCCAGGACATGAAGCGATTTGAGAGACGGGGAAATGAATGCATCGCGCACGTCCTCGCGCGGCAGATAGGTGTCCAGCGCCAGCCCCTCCGGCTGCAGCACCGGCATGTCCTTCATCGAATGCACCGCGATGTCGATGGCACCGGACAGAAGATCCTCTTCGATCTCCTTGGTGAACAGCCCTTTGCCGCCCAGCTCTTTC
It includes:
- a CDS encoding CmpA/NrtA family ABC transporter substrate-binding protein — translated: MKKLILALTATTALTGPALADMPDLEKDVLTFGFIKLTDMAPLAVAYEQGFFDDEGLFVTLEAQANWKVLLDGVIDGTLDGAHMLAGQPLAATIGYGTKARIVAPFSMDLNGNGITLSNEVWEMMKPNLPADAGGRIAHPISAAYLKPVIEDFNAKGKPFNMGMVFPVSTHNYELRYWLAAGGINPGYYSPDNVTGQIGAEAFLSVTPPPQMPATLEAGTISGYCVGEPWNQQAVFKGIGVPVITDYEIWKNNPEKVFGITAEFAEENPNTTRAVVKALIRAAQWLDENDNANRAEAVEILSRPDYVGADPEVIANSMTGTFEYEPGDTRAVPDFNVFFRYNATYPFYSDAVWYLTQMRRWGQIAEPKPDSWYDEVARSVYKPGIYLEAAKMLVDDGLADAADFPWDSDGYKAPTPAEDIIDGIPFDGKTPNAYIDSLPIGLKAGQTVAGGAVQG
- a CDS encoding ABC transporter substrate-binding protein; translated protein: MPAGYVPLTDAAPLIAAQELGVAAEQQLTLELHRAPSWPRGGISICPPKSSIARCRENSRSHLRARSAKRPVSSAFMTTQQPSPGGARCNGLPYSPHSGTAWAARRHLQRPCKYFAAICTATPCAGPAPACPASL
- a CDS encoding ANTAR domain-containing response regulator — protein: MPDALSIVVVETDRERAFMIVGGLREAGDFDIQVISEPSGLARRIQVRDPDVVLIDIANPSRGVLEELTLASGPKERPVAMFVDRSEDGLSAAAVEAGVSAYVVDGLQPARLKPVLDAAIARFRLFQRMRTELAEVKRALEERKVIDRAKGIVMKARGISEDEAYALLRKTAMNQNKRVADVAQALVTAAGLLA
- the hemC gene encoding hydroxymethylbilane synthase, with the protein product MTLTLPTPASPLKIGTRGSPLALAQAHETRSRLAAAFGLPQEAFEIVVIKTTGDNQALIAADKPLKELGGKGLFTKEIEEDLLSGAIDIAVHSMKDMPVLQPEGLALDTYLPREDVRDAFISPSLKSLHVLAEGAVVGTSSLRRRAQLLNRRPDLNVVEFRGNVQTRLRKLSEGVAECTFLAMAGLNRLAMADVPATAIETNDMLPAVAQGAIGIERRADDSRAAEMLSAIHDGETGQRLAAERAFLAALDGSCETPIAGLAELNGPTLRLRGEVLRPDGSEAINDDQTCPVEDGAELGREMAAKLLEKAGKGFFDWKA